GAGGCTGCAGTTGAACAGACCAGAAAGGTGCCGAGTCTCCCAGCAGACAGCACAGGCCTCAGCTTTAGGTCTGGAATGCCAGGGTCTTTGCATGGTCCTGCCACAGCCTTGCTGGATGAGCTCACAGGGTCTCCCACCCTCCTTGTACCAAGAAACTCTGACTTCTGCCCTGGGGACTTGCAAAGGGTAGGAGGAAGCAGCTTAGGTCAGAATTGCCATCTGTGCTGCTAGGGCTTCAGCAGGTGAGCCTGGGTGCCTGATAACTGGCTGTCCCCATCCTCCCTGCATGAAGGGGACAAGCAGATCACAGACGTAGTTCCTGCTGTGCACCCAGCCCTGGCAGGGTGTGAGCAAAACTGCCTCTGCTGGAAGCCAGGTCTCGGTTACCCGGTGCCCTTCCTGGGTGCCGGGCCTGCGCTCAGTGCTCCATGCGTATCACCTTGTCTAGTCCTCGGGGGGACACTCGCCACTGGTCAGGTGAGCAAACCAAGGCATACTGCAGGGCAGCAACCCCTCCACGCTGGGGGAGAAAGGGGACGTCCTGGACAGAAGAGATGGCCGAAGCTGCTCACATGACCAAGGAGGCAGAACAGGGGTGATGCAGATGTGCTTCAGCTTAGCAGacacaggaagaaaaggaaatgacttTCCAGGGGGGCAGGCAAGGCTGGGGCAGCTAGTTGCCTGGCACCCAGGCTCCTGCTAAAGCCCCAGGAGCACAGATGGCTCCTGTGAGGAGAAGCAGGAAGATCTTGCCTGGTGTCTCCTTGGGAGCTTCATTGGGTCTATTCCTGGTTGTGTGTGAAAAATACAGTCAGCAGTTCATAGCCAGTGCACCCCTACCCAGACCTCACTGGCCTGCGCAGCCGGAATAGGTGACAGGCAGCCCAGGGCCCCCTGGGATGGGGCAGGGAGGCAGCTTGGTGCCTTGGAATAAAGTATCGAGAAACCAGAGTTAGCTCAATGCCAGAGTCCTGCTGGGTGCTGGTGCCCTCCCCCCAACCCTGTGTGCCCAGCCACCCAGTGGGCTGGGGCTATGCCTGGTGTGCTGATGGGGCACACCTCTAACCACAGGTCCCGAGACCCCGAGGCCTGACCGGGTGCTCTCTCTCCTGCCCAGGATGCCCACCATCACCCCACTGTGAGGAGGGGGCCGCAGCCTTGGCATGCAGCTTTGTCCGGTGGCCTGGcgcctgcctctgccacccaggaggtCCCCCACCACGCCAGCGGCCCTAGGCCTCCCCGCTGCGGTGTGCCTGACCCCCCTGATGGGCTGAGTGCCCGAAACCGGCAGAAGCGGTATGTGCTGTCCGGTGGGCGCTGGGAGAAGACGGACCTCACCTACAGGTAGGGGCTACCTGCGTGTGGTGTGTGAGCCTGCCACTGTCACAGCTGCTTCTTGAGACACACCAGGGCCAGATCTGTGTGGCTAATGGACCTATGTGACTGTTGAGCCCCCCAGCCATCCATGAAGCAGCACCCTGAAGCCCCAACTCAGATACATAGGCAGACAAAAACCCCCACAGCCCTCAGCAGAGGGGACTGTTTTATGTCATCACCTAAAGAGTCTCAGCTCGTGCTCAGAGACGGGCATTCAGTCACTCAGGTAGCCTTTCCTGAGTCCAGCACAGACTCCACAGAGGAGGCAGACAACAGCCCCATCTTCTTGGGGAGGCAGGCACATCACTGTCCCACTTGGGCTTGGTGCAGGTGGAGATGGCGGGGAGCAGGGGTAGGGAGGAGCAGACTCCTCACTGGGTCACCAGGGAAGGCCCAGGGCAGGTGacagggaagctgaggctcacATGTCCTGTAGATGGCCACTTAACTTGGGAGGGAAGAATGGTCTGGTGTCACACTGCATTGGAACTGAGACTGCAGGGTCCTCAGGAATTTCCTGGGTGGGGACCTGGGAACCAAGAGGGGGCTCAAGGGGTCGAGGTCTCCCTATGTGAGCAGCACTATCAGGTCTAGAATGCAGGTCTTGGGTCTCCCGGTCCTGTTTTCATTCCACCAAATGCAGACACATGTACGTGCCAAGTATACGCAAACCCACACACAGATGTGCCTGCATGGCCGGGAGAATGATGTGCTGCGCCCAAGGCCCAGAGTGCACCTGACCCGTGACCCAAGTGTACATGCAGCCACCGAGCATTTAGGGGCGGGCAGCTCCTGACCCCTCAGCCATCAGAGGCTGTCCCTGCCCCAACGCCCAGGCCCCTCCAACTCCCCCCAGGATCCTCCGGTTCCCATGGCAGCTGGTGCGGGAGCAGGTGCAGCAGACAGTGGCAGAAGCCCTGCAGGTATGGAGCGAGGTGACACCACTCACCTTCACTGAGGTGCAGGAGGGCCGTGCCGACATCATGATAGACTTCACCAGGTGATGTGGCGGCGTGGGACCCCTCCAGAAACAGCCCCGCCAGCCAACAGCCACTGACTCTGCCCCTGCCCACCCATAGGTACTGGCATGGGGACAACCTGCCATTTGATGGGCCTGGGGGCATCCTGGCCCACGCCTTCTTCCCCAAGACCCACCGAGAAGGGGACGTCCACTTCGACTATGATGAGACCTGGACTATTGGGGACAACCAGGGTATGGGCTGGGAACCTATTTTCCAGATGGGGCAACTGGAGATCATAGAGAATGGGCATTTGCCAAGGCCCTGAGCTGGGGTCTGGAACATGGCAGGAAGCCTAGGGGTTGCTGACCCAGCTCCCTTCTCTAGGCACAGACCTGCTGCAGGTGGCAGCCCACGAATTTGGCCATGTGCTGGGGCTGCAGCACACAACAGCAGCCAAGGCCCTGATGTCCCCTTTCTACACCTTccgctacccactgagcctcagccCAGATGACCGCAGAGGCATCCAATATCTATATGGCCAACCAAGGCCTATCCCCACCTCCAGGGCCCCAGCACTGGCCCCCCGGGTTGGGGTGGAGGACACCAACGAGATTGCACCACTGGAGGTGAGGCTTGGGAGGGTGGGAAGTCAGGAGGTGGGGACCTGCCCCCAGCTTCTACCCCCTTCCCTTGCTGGCTTCTGAGGCTGTAGCATGTGCCCTCAGCACGGGCCCCTCTCCCCTCAAGCCGGGAGCCCAGCCAGATGCCTGTGAGGCCTCCTTTGATGCAGTCGCTACCATCCGAGGCGAGCTCTTCTTTTTCAAGGCAGGCTTCGTGTGGCGGTTGCGTGGGGGCCGGCTGCAGCCCGGCTACCCTGCGCTGGCCTCTCGTCACTGGCAGGGACTGCCTGGCCCTGTGGACGCTGCCTTTGAGGACGCCCAGGGGCACATTTGGTTCTTCCAAGGTGAGTGGAGGTTAAGAGTCTGCTCAAGGGCCTTCCAGAAATGTCATGCCAAAGGAAGGGACAGACAGATGGATCCCCAGGGACACAGCGGGCAGGGAGGTGGTGCCCCAAAGGCTAGGACAACTGAGGGGGGCTCCAGAGGAAGCAGCTCTTGAGATAGACGCAGCACAGATGGTTCTTTATATCGGGCTATGCATTGGCAAGTCCAACCCACAAAGCCACCTCACGGGCCAGGTGCTAGAGATGAGGCCTCCGGGGCTCACAGGCAGTGAAGTGACTCACCAAGGCCGCAGCTTGGAAAGGTAGAGCAGAGATTTTATCCAGGTCTGTGCCCCTGGAGCCGGCAGAGACAAGCACCTGGAGGCTTCCAGGTGTCAGAGGCTTAATAAACAGAGGTGTGGCATGGGAAACCTGATTGTGGGCCCTGGGCAGCAGGGAATGGCCAGTGGACATCTGTCACAGACAGATAGATgccagaggaagggaaagggccCAGGCAGTTCTCTGCTGGTTAGGGTACCCCACCCACACAGTGCTTTACAGAGCCTGCACCCCGGCCCATCCTAGGGGATGGTCTCCACTTCCTCTAAGGGGAGGATGCTGAGCACACATTATTGCCCCTTTGTTTTATGGACAAGGAGAGTCAGGCTCAGAGCCCATGGCGGTGGCTGAGCAGGTCCATGGTGGCTGGGACCTGGCTGGGCGTGGCAATTAGTGGCTTGGCAGCTCCTTGCAGCCTCCCTTCTCCGGCAGGTGCTCAGTACTGGGTATACGACGGCGAGAAGCCCGTCCTGGGCCCTGCGCCCCTCTCTGAGCTGGGTCTCGTGGGATCCCCAGTCCATGCCGCCTTGGTCTGGGGTTCTGAGAAGAACAAGATCTACTTCTTCCGAGGCGGGGACTACTGGCGTTTCCATCCCAGTACCCGGCGTGTGGACAGTCCAGTGCCCCGCCGGGCCACTGACTGGCGAGGGGTGCCCTCTGAGATCGACGCTGCTTTCCAGGATGCTGACGGTGTGTTGAGGGTGGGGCGGGAGGTGGGTGCAGCAGCCGCATGTCCTGCCCAGTGGTGGCTGGGCACACCCACAACGGGAGGCCCCGCTCTTCTTACAGGTTCTTGGCCTAGTGccatcttccctcctcctggTGGCCAGGCAGTACTACCCCTTGTGTTGCCAATGAGGAGACTGAGGGCCAGAGAAGTGCAGAGTGTTGCCGCAGTCCATTGGTTACAGCCAGGAAAATAATAACGGCTGTGCTCTGAGGGCTGATGATGTTCTAGGCATGGCTGTAAGCTCCTTACAACTCCTGTGTACTTCTCAGGACGGCCTCTGACCTGTTAGGAACCCAGTTTCTGGAGGAGCACACAGAGGATCAGGCAAGGAAGCCCCTAACCGGGGCCAGCCAGGTGGacggtggcagagccaggactctcACCCAGGTCCTTGCTCATAACCACTAAACCATCCAGCCTCCCACAACTACAAAGGATCAGAGCCATTTGAGGACTCACAGTCCAGTGCTTTTGCCCCTGCCAGCTCCCCCTTTGCTTCTCCCTCCATTAGGACCTGCTGGGAAAGCTGTCCTGGGGTGGCCTCAGGCTCCAGGACTCCAGGATGCCCATCTGTAATTGGGTTGGTGGGTGTAGGAGAGAATGACATGGAGGGCGGTGAAGGCTGTGGTACTTGCTTTCTTAAGCAGAGGACTTGGGCCACTGAAGTTCCAGAAACTGTAAGGTAGAGTGTTAGCACAGACCAGACCCTGGGGCAGGCAGAAGGACTCCATGGAAAGAAGAGAGGTTCTGGAAGGCCCAGCAGTAGCTAAAGACTGCCCACCCAGCTGCCCCCCATGCCCATCCCTGGGCACAGCTGGCAGGCAGGCATGGGGCCTACTGTCTGCTCACTCAGACCTGACCTTCTCCTCTCAGGATATGCCTACTTCCTACGCGGCCGCCTTTACTGGAAGTTTGACCCTGTGAAGGTGAAAGCTCTGGAAGGCTTCCCCCGTCTCGTGGGCCCCGACTTTTTCGGCTGTGCCGAGCCTGCCAACACTTTCCTCTGACCACAGCTTGGATGTCCTCGGGGGTGCTGACTCGTGCCAGGCCACAGGTTTCAGGCTATAGAGATCCACAGCCAGCTTTatagctatgggcaccaagcacGGGACCAAGCCCGTGTCTCCTCAGCAGGGGTGGGATGGGGTTGCAAACACCATGACAACTGCAGGGAGGGCCATGCGGGTCATGGTCACCTGCCAGCAACTGTCTCAGACTGGGCAGGGAGCCTTTGACATTACTTAAGAGTGAAGGCAGTCTGGAGCTGGCTCTGCACCACCTGTGCAGGCCCCATTCAAAACTGACTGCTCTCCGTCTCTGTCCCTCTCAGGGTAGGACTTTGACAGGCCTGGGGGAACCAAAGTGTcttcactcacctcctgctgtgaggTTCCTGCCAGGAGTTGGTGCTGAGGCAGCGGTGCCAAGCTCCCAAGGCCCTCCACCCTGGTTGAGCAACTGGGCCATGGGGCAGAGCCCTCTCCTGAGACATCAGCTCTGGGTAGATGCATGCATCTGGCTGTCTTCCAGCTCCTGATGCTGGAGCTCTGTTCCCTAGGATGCAGGCCAAAAGGTCCACAGGCAGCTGGGGAGGGGTATTCCTGCAGGAGACCCCAGGCCCTGGAGGCCACAACATACCTCAATCCTGTCCTGGATCCTCCTGAAACCCTCATCCCAGCACTGCTGTCTTCCAAAGCCATGTAAATGTGTGTACAGTatacaaagcaatttttttttaaactgaggcTGTCATTAAACACAGTTGTTTTCTACCTGCCTGTCTGGTCTCTCTTTATGACTATGCAAACAAGATGGGTAGGCCTGGCTTGGGTACAACCCTACCCTGGGAACCATGGTTGAACCCCCCAACCCAAGCCCCTGGCCTTTGGGGCTGGACACAATGCTTGGAGCTCCTCCTGCCCCATCCCCCCAATCACATCTCGCAGACATCTGtagcagtttctttctttttctttttttttttgagacaggagtcttactctgttggcccagactagagtgccatggagtcatcccAACAACCTtacactcttggactcaagcgatcctctcgcctcagcctccctgagtagctggcactacaggcatgcaccaccatgcctggccagtttttctattttttttcttgttttttttagtagagacagggtcttactcttgctcaggctggtcttgaactcaagtgatctacctgcgtTGGcttcccagggtgttaggattacaagaatgagccactgcacactgCAGCGACCTCTTACTGGCTCCCTGCTTCCCTCAGTTAATCTTTAAGTGGAGGTCATTTTATCTGATCATGTCACACATCAGCCCCATTGTAAAGTATAGTCAGCCTTCCACATCTGTGGGTTCCACATCTGTGGATTCATCTAACTGTAGAAAgtattggaggaaaaaaaagaagttgtgtcTATACtgaacatacttttaaaaatttttcaacaaTGCAGTTTAACCACTTACACGGCATTGACACTTTATTAAGTATCATAACTAGAGATGACTTAAGGTATTATATACAAGAGCatatgtgtaggttatatgcagaTTATTACACCGCTTTATATTAGGGAGTCCTGGAATCAATCTCCCTGGACACCAAGGGAGGACCATACTTTGATTTGCCACTGCTGTAGGAACCATAGAACAAAACTCATGGCTATGACAGCGCTTCCTAACTCCCAAGTGTCTTCACAGTAGCACCTATCACTGTGGCAGTTCCATCAGACTGTACCCATACCAAATTGTTAGTAATGGGCTTTGTTTCACTGCATGGTTAAATTTGGTGCCTGGATTGCTTTGATCTTTTCAGTAGCTGTGGTCTCCACTCCCAGCTGTAAGTGACAAGGGACAGAGCCTCAGGGCAGGGCTGTGCTTATAGAGAATGAAGGTGTCCCTCCAACACTCATGTGATGCACCTGAGGGAGTCCAAATATGGGTACCACCTGGGCCTTTGAATACTGCCAGTCCCCGCTCAATGTTGTCATTCAGCCCATCTCCACTGCTTTAGGAACAGCTGTAGACTGGAGCTGGGATCTCTGTTCTTAGGAGTCCTCTTATCTGCTGAGCTTCCCTGTGTTTTCGaggggggaaactgaggcactgacaGGGGGGGTCATAAGGTTGGTCCAGACCATTCAAGTTTCCACATGTGGCTCTGTCCTCTCGGCCTTCCGGCCTCACTTTGttccctgggctgggttctagtTCTGACTGTAAGACTGAGAGAGCCACCGCCTGAGTCAGGGCCTCAGTGGCTATTTTTGTCTGTGAGAAGGTTTCACCCGTTCGGCGACTTGGGAGGTAGGCTGGGACGACGAGAAACTAATCGTGGCTCCTTTAAGGGATCCGCGGGGACGCGACGGGCCTTTTGTTTAGGCGGCGGCGCGCGCGTTGGCGTCAACGCCCGCGCCTGCGCACTCAGGGCGGCCTGGTCGTCGTCTGCGGCGGCGGCTGAAGAACCCGGCGCACACGCAAGCCCTTGGCCCGGCCTGCACTTCGCCTCCCGGCCTAGGTTCCCCTTGGCCCGGCGCGCCCCGGCTCCGCCCCAGCCCTCCCAATCCCTCGCAGCCCGGACCCGGCCACCCGCCTCCACCGCCGTAATGATGATGATGGCGCTGAGCAAGACCTTCGGGCAAAAGCCCGTCAAGTTCCAGCTGGAGGACGACGGCGAGTTCTACATGATCGGCTCCGAGGTAGCCCGCGGAACCTCCTGGTCCTCTCTGGGCCCAGCCCCGTGGGAGGCCCGGGGCGGGTCTGTCCGCCGGGAGCGCGCGTCTCCATTCATCTCGGCGGGCGGGGGCGTGCGCGTGATGGGGGCGTGGCCTAGGGCCGGCCTGTGGCCCCGCCCCCGCTTGGGAGATTTGGCTTTGCTCACCCTGCTGCCTCCCGCGCAGAGAGAGACCTCTGGTTCCGTGCTGAGTTGGTATTGCGCCAGCCGGACGCAAAGACGAGCGGGTTCGGTTAGCCCTTGCGACGCTTCGGGGCTGCACTATTGTCCCTGACCCTTCCGAGATGTTGCGCATCTCACGTGCACCCCACTCCCGGTGACTACTTGTAGGACTGTGAAATCGCAGATTGGAAACCGGGGCTTAATGAAGGCTCAGCCCCATTGGATTTGTTGCGGCCTCTGAGGTTGGCAGTGGAGGTGTTTTGACCTTTGTTTACCAGTGAAGGTAAACAGACTAGGAGAAGAAGTTTGCTTTTGGGTGTGTAAGGCCCCTAGTGACTGAGCTAGCTCTTTCAGCAGTTCTGAAGCAATTGACATTTCGGATATCTGTAAACTGATGGTGAATTATTACAGGGGAACAATCCTAAAGATCTTTAATCCTTAGCTAGAGTGGCAGCACTTTGTTGAATCAGGTAGACCACTGACTGTAGGAAAACCCTAACTTGGCTCTTCAGTGGATGTTTGTTCTAAGTGTATTAAGTTCTAAGTGTACTGATTTTTTACCCTTTCAAAGGGTCCCCAGCTAGTGtatgttccttttaaaaaaaaaaaaaaaaattatggttatACAATTCAGATGTGCAAATGGCAAGCACTAGAGTTTCTCATGTGAGGCGGTAAGTACCAACCGTGGTAATTTAAAGCTGTTACAGAATGCCAAGAATTCCTTCTCCTTGTAGCAGTTTTTAGTATTATACTCCaacacttcatttttttaaatttttggggTTTTTCTTGACAGTTGAGCATAGTGTGAATGAATGAAGCCTCAGGATGTTCATGCGGAGGCTTTCAAGGCACCCCATAATTCCTGTCTTGTGTTAGTTGTGTCAAACTATGACACTAGTGCACCAGTGTTGTCAGTAGCATCAGAACTTCAATGTTTGCATTGCATtttccctgtttgtttgttttctttgtagagatagagtcttgctttgttgcccaggctggtctcaaactcctggcctcaagcgaggTCCCTCCGTCCCCACCCCCCcgtgccccagcctcccaaagtgctgagataacaggcgtgagccaccatgcctggccatgtaTCCactaagtttaatttttattttatttatttatttttttttttttgaggtagagtcttgctctgttgcatcCTCTGGGTCCTCTCTGGGCCCAGCCCCGTGGGAGGCCCAGGGCGGGTCTGTCTACTGGGAGAACAGTCTCCATTCATCACGGTGAATGGGGGCATGCGTAGGGCCTGGGCGTGATGGGGGCCTGGTCTAGGGCCagctagggtgctgtggtgtcagcctagctcaacagcaatctcaaactcctaggctcaagtgattctcctgcctcagccttccaagtaactgggtctacaggcatgtgccataatgtctggctagttttttctatttttagtagagatggagtctcactcttgctcagtctggtcttgaactcttgagctcaagtgatccttctgcctcagcctcccagaatgctaggagtaTCCaccaatttttataaaacaaaagggGCACAATATTTACATGAATTGCTTAAGTATTGCTGTTCAAAGGTGGCTGTGCCTGGGAAATGGAGCCAGTGCCTGTCCATCTGCCCCAGCTCAGAGTGGTCCTCATCAGCTGGTAGGTACCTACCTAGTGGGATGCAAAAGGCACTTGAGCATGTAACTGGGGGGTTGTTCAAAGAAACCTTTACCTGATTTAATGGGTAGAAAAGTAATCAGATTGGGTTTGTTTCTGAGTGGatgatatttttgaaaagaaagctTTCATTTATTGGGGGGGCAAATTGAGAAGCAACACTTGGTCAGGTGGGAAGAACTTCAGGAGGCCTGGTTCCACCTCCACTTTTCACATGTGTATAGGGGGATGCTTAGACTAGATGGCCTCTAAGATCTCCCCCCTGAACACATTTTAGGTTCTGGAAAGCTAACTACTGTCTTCTCTTTCAGCCCTTTACCCCTAGACATGCACTGCATAATCCTGAGACCCAGACAGAGGCAGTTTGCGCTCTGGGGCCTGGCTTAACAGTCATCAGACCTTTGGAGTTTAGAAGGATTCAAGATCAGAGAACCTTCTGTTGATATCTGGTAGCTCCAGTGACGCTGTTGGATGGATGGTCCCTGGCCCCCTTCCCCGGGGAAATAATCTCTCTATTCAGAGCTGGGCCAGCTACAGCAACACACCCAGTGCCTCCGTGAAGTATCAGTGGCGCTGCCTGGGAGGGCTTTTGCAGTTGCTGCGTGTGTGTCACTGTTCTCCTGCTGTATGTAGTTTTATTCACTAAACCAGAGTCGTGGAGCTCAGAGAACCCTAACAGATCACCAAGTCCAGcatcttcattttatattcaGGAAACCTCGGTCCAGAAGGGGCAAAGGGTGGTTTGGAAAAAGCTATGAAGACAAGACTAGTCTCATAAGTTCTGAAGGGACCTTGGAAGAGTACTGGGCCTGCAAGGTCGTCATAGGGGCAGTGTTgtcaattcctttttttcccttggtttatatatttttaagattttttaaaatttcatattaatatgagggtacagacaattaggttacaatgtttgcatttgttagttaaggTTCCTGTTGTAGTAGTGCcccttacccaggaggtgtggtgtataccctaacattgtgccagttaggtgagagcacaccaattcccctttctcctcccctctccccaacttgaattaaattgagtttttctcttgtgtgggcatgtgttcatctactggcttcatattagtattgagtacattggatacttgattgATTTTCTAACTCTGTCcaagttaatgcaaaagatgaagtctccatctttttataggtggatagtattccatgggatacatatgccacagtttattaatccattcatgagttgatgggcatttgggatgTTTCCGcatcttggtaattgtgaattaagctgtaataaataatctagttcatgtcagtttctttttttttggccgggccaggtttgaacctgccacctctggtatatggagccggtgccctactcctttgagccacaagcgccgtcCCACATCTGTTTCTTTCAAGAACCCAATCGAGGctgaacatggtggctcatgcctgtaatcccagcactctgggaggctgaggtggaaggagcACTTGAAAGCAACACAGCGAGACCCCcttgtctaccaaaaaaaaaattagacaaacgTAGGTGTgggcacttataatcccagctacttgggaggccaaggcaggaggatcacttaagcccaggagttcaaggctgcagtgagctatgatcatgccattgtactccagcctgggtgacagagcgaccCTTGGATGGTAGTGACAGACAAGAATTGCTGAGCATTTGATAGAtgagagagacacagaaaaaagagaagtgaTTCCAGGACACAGATGGAGCTAGTACCTGGCACCCTGTGCACTGGCCATTGCCTGCAGGTTGACTCTGAAgtgatcatttttaatttttagaaagtcaGTGAGAAAATGAGGTGTCTTTATACAAAATTTTAGGACtggatttcttttccttaaagtCACACTTTAAAGATTTGATACAAGCTAACTAAAGCTATTGTTTGGGGCAAATAATGATTTATATAGAAGTCTGATGATTTCCAATAagtgcttt
The sequence above is a segment of the Nycticebus coucang isolate mNycCou1 chromosome 4, mNycCou1.pri, whole genome shotgun sequence genome. Coding sequences within it:
- the MMP11 gene encoding stromelysin-3; this encodes MAPAAGLLGAAPRALLLPLQLLLLLLLLPPPPLLARARPLDAHHHPTVRRGPQPWHAALSGGLAPASATQEVPHHASGPRPPRCGVPDPPDGLSARNRQKRYVLSGGRWEKTDLTYRILRFPWQLVREQVQQTVAEALQVWSEVTPLTFTEVQEGRADIMIDFTRYWHGDNLPFDGPGGILAHAFFPKTHREGDVHFDYDETWTIGDNQGTDLLQVAAHEFGHVLGLQHTTAAKALMSPFYTFRYPLSLSPDDRRGIQYLYGQPRPIPTSRAPALAPRVGVEDTNEIAPLEPGAQPDACEASFDAVATIRGELFFFKAGFVWRLRGGRLQPGYPALASRHWQGLPGPVDAAFEDAQGHIWFFQGAQYWVYDGEKPVLGPAPLSELGLVGSPVHAALVWGSEKNKIYFFRGGDYWRFHPSTRRVDSPVPRRATDWRGVPSEIDAAFQDADGYAYFLRGRLYWKFDPVKVKALEGFPRLVGPDFFGCAEPANTFL